From a single Drosophila sulfurigaster albostrigata strain 15112-1811.04 chromosome 3, ASM2355843v2, whole genome shotgun sequence genomic region:
- the LOC133843652 gene encoding uncharacterized protein LOC133843652 yields the protein MSRKPRTSSKQRPFIHGASLLLLLLLLSLLQFTSVSCYGDHIRSRLTHQAEQNLEAITGNAVIQATEVIDGVVDDLLILDSQNSKMLNYLSSCERYLAVSHNHTKETLELFYDIVDDYLDSDAAEKTTNIETQLIAFCLQRNGFDRWKRTVQLRTNQLLKSFGKKIHKYAESLDKEERLVLEHHWKLVSVRNGQRKLEKFRDFISWLAR from the exons ATGAGTAGAAAGCCGCGTACATCGAGCAAACAGCGCCCATTCATTCATGGCGcctcgctgttgctgctgctgctgctgctatcgCTG TTGCAATTCACATCGGTTTCCTGCTATGGAGATCACATCCGCAGTCGCTTGACCCATCAAGCTGAGCAGAATCTTGAAGCCATCACTGGAAATGCTGTAATCCAGGCCACCGAAGTTATTGATGGCGTTGTGGATGATCTGCTCATTTTGGACTCTCAGAATAGTAAAATGCTCAATTACCTCAGCAGCTGTGAGCGATATCTTGCCGTTAGCCACAATCACACCAAGGAAACACTGGAGTTGTTCTATGACATTGTCGATGACTATTTGGATTCAGATGCCGCCGAGAAGACGACGAACATTGAGACCCAGCTGATTGCCTTCTGCCTGCAACGCAATGGCTTCGATCGCTGGAAGCGCACCGTTCAATTGCGCACTAATCAACTGCTTAAATCCTTTGGCAAGAAGATTCACAAATATGCTGAATCACTCGACAAGGAGGAGCGTCTGGTACTTGAGCATCATTGGAAGTTGGTTTCAGTGCGCAATGGGCAAAGGAAGCTGGAAAAGTTTCGAGATTTTATTAGCTGGTTGGCGCGATAA